The stretch of DNA TACAACTCGTCTGCACTGTTTTTCTGCACTGTTCTGGAGACCGTTCCAGAAATTAACTGGCGTTCACCAATGTCGGCAGGGCTTGTGTTGTGCAGATTTGCCCCACAGCCCACACCATTTCCCACTCTAAGCACCAAAAGGATCAAATGAACTCTACTCTGTTTGCCACCCGGACTTTGACCGCCACCCTGCTGACCCTGCTGCTCGCCGCCCCGCACGCCGAAGCCCGCACCCTGTCTCAGATCAAGGCTTCCGGCGTGCTGCGCGTGGCGACTCCTGCCGATGTGCCGCCCTTTTCGCTGGTCAATGCAGGCAAACATTTCGGCTTTGAGGCGGAACTGATTGAAGCCCTGGCCGCCGACCTGGGCGTAAAAGTCAGTTATGAAATGGCCCGTATCGACCAATTGACCACGCTGCTGCAAGACGACAAAGTGGACGTGGCCTTCAGTGCGCTGGGCATTACCAGCACCCGCGAAAACAAGATCGACTTTACTTCTCCCACCGCCTGCGTGGGTGTCTCGGTGGTGTCGCTCGATCCCAAAATCAACCTGCATACCGATCTGAAAGACAAGACCATCGGCGTGATCGCGGGTTCCATCATGACCTCATATGTGCAAAAACTGCCCTTCGACAAAAAGGTCAACGTGTATCCCAGCAACAACGACGTGGTGATCGCGGTGTTTTCTAAGGCCGTAGACGCGACGGTGGCCTACAGCGTGGCCGAGGGCATGGTGAAAAAGCTGTACCCCAAAGCCAACGTTCACTTCGGCCCCGAACTGTGGAGCGTCCCCATTGGCATGATGCTGCGCGAAGACAACGACAGCACGCGCTTTGCCCTGAATCTGGGCCTGATCAAAATGCAGCGCACCAGCGCCTACACGGCCCTGAGTACCAAGTACTTTGGTAAGGACTTGCGCTGTAAGAGTTGAGTGGGTCTAAGGAAGGTCAAGAGCAAGTACCCGCCGACTCCTTGCGCCTCACAAAAATGAATCAGCGCTCCCAACACAACAGGAGCGCTGATTGTTACTTTGCCGACTGCTAGCGCTTGCTGCTAATTGCGATCAAGGTTTCCCAGTCGTCGGGCTGTTTGGGATCGTCCAGCGCGGCGCGGTTGCGGCCCATGAAGCCGCATTTCTGGCACTCGTGCACGATGACCCAGCCTTTTTTGCCGCTCTGCTGCACGCCCACCGGGGCCATCAGGCCATGACAGGTGCTGGCGCGGTCTCCGGGCAGGATGTCCACGTGTTTGCTGTGCAGGCAATGGGGGCAGTGGTTGCGCACGCTGCCGTTTTTCAGGGGCTGGACTTCTTGCCCGCAATGGCCGCACACGAACGGGTTATTGGTGCCCTGCACGGTAAATCGGCGCGTACCGGTCTCGCTGGGCTGACTCATGGGCGGCCTGCTTCCTTGGCCGCCTGCCTGCCTGCCGACGTGCGAGACAACCAGCGGGAATCCAAAAAGGCGCGAATAGTGGGCGTGGCAACCAATGCCGTGCCCAGCAGCAAAAACGCAATTCCGGCGATGCTGATGACCCAGCCCTGCCAATTGACGCTGCCCGCCAACATGCCCACAATAAACACCAACAACCCCGCCGCCATGCACAGGCTGAGCGTGATTCTCCATGCCCATACGCTGCCGCGCCAGACCTGCCCCAACAGCACCGCCGTCGCGCAGGCGTACAGAATATTGCGGGCCAGATTTGCGGTTTGGCCCTGAATCAGCCCACCCAGAAACGGCGTGACCGTCAGCATGAAGATGCACAGCAGCACCGCCAGCGTCGGCACACGTCCGCGCTCGGCCAGCGTCGGCAGGGAGGAAGATGGAGTGGGGCGGCGGGTCTGACTCACGGCTCTATTTCACCACAGGCAGCGTGGACAAACCGGAGTGGGGATTACGGGTGCGGTGGCGCCAGGCTAGGGCGCAAGCTCAGCGGCAGCACATTCCTCCGTTACGCTAGGCCATGCCTGCACCCGCCCTGCAGATTCTCAGCGTGAATATCGGCCAGCCTACAGCGCTTACCATCGGCCCGAACACCGCCACCCCGCGCACCGAAATCACGGGGATTCATAAGCAGGCCGCAGCGGGCCGGGTACGTGTAGGACAACTGGGACTGGAAGGCGATCACGTGATGGACACCAAACACCACGGCGGCCCCGGACAGGCGGTGTACGTGTATACGCAGGAAGACTACGACCACTGGGCCGAGGAGTTGGGTGACTCGCTGGAACCCGGCACCTTTGGCGAGAACCTGTTGATGGCTGGACTGGAATCGGCAGACGTGCGGGTGGGCGAACGCTTCTGGGTGGGCAGCACTGTGCTGGAGGCCAGCGCCGCCCGGATTCCCTGCATGGTACTGGCCGCCCGCATGAACGATCTGGGCTTCGTCAAGCGCTTTGCGCGGGTGCGCCGCCCCGGTTTTTATGCCCGCGTGATTCAGGAAGGCGACGTGGGGCAGGGCGACCCCGTGCGCCGCGAGGCCGCCCCAGACGGTGCCCCCAGCATCGTGAACACTTTTGACCTATGGTTTAGCCAGTCGCGTGACCCGGATGAGATGCGGCGCTACCTACAGTACCCGCTGGCCGAACGACTGCGGACGGATATTGAAGAGTGGCTGGGAGAAGTTCGGGCGTAACTCGTACCCCCTATTGCTCCGCTTAAGGGGAAGAAACCGCTGTCCGCAGCGTCCAACTCACGCCCGCAGTTTGTCTCCGTAATACTTGCGGAGCTTGGCAACTTTGGGCGCAATGACGGCCATGCAGTAGGGCTGGCGCGCATTGTTGGCGTAGTAGTCCTGATGGTAGGCCTCGGCCACATGGAAGGTCGTTGCGGGTTCGATGCTGGTCACGATGGGGCGGTCAAAGACAGCCTGTGCGGTCAAGTCGGCAACGACTTCGCGGATGTCCTGCTCCTGCTGGGTGTTCAGCGGAAACACGGCGCTGCGGTATTGTGTGCCCGCGTCGCCGCCCTGACGGTTCAGCGTGGTGGGATCGTGGGTGGCAAAAAACAGCCCCAGCAAGTCGCGGAAGCTGACCTGCGCCGGGTCGAAGGTGACGCGGATGGCCTCGGCGTGCCCGGTGGTGCCGCTGCACACGCTGTCGTAATCGGGCTGGGGCGTGTGACCACCGATATAGCCGCTTTCTACTTTTTGCACGCCGCGAATGTCGGTCATCACGGCTTCGGTACACCAGAAGCAGCCGCCCGCGAGGATGGCTTGCTGCAAGTTGGGGGCCAAGTTAGGGACAAGCTCAGGCTGAGTCATGCCCCCATTCTGCCGCGCACAGGCCAAGATGAAGGCGCGGGAAGGCACGGTTGGGCTTGGGTCTTGTCATCCCCTACAC from Deinococcus sp. QL22 encodes:
- a CDS encoding MOSC domain-containing protein → MPAPALQILSVNIGQPTALTIGPNTATPRTEITGIHKQAAAGRVRVGQLGLEGDHVMDTKHHGGPGQAVYVYTQEDYDHWAEELGDSLEPGTFGENLLMAGLESADVRVGERFWVGSTVLEASAARIPCMVLAARMNDLGFVKRFARVRRPGFYARVIQEGDVGQGDPVRREAAPDGAPSIVNTFDLWFSQSRDPDEMRRYLQYPLAERLRTDIEEWLGEVRA
- a CDS encoding RNHCP domain-containing protein, with the translated sequence MSQPSETGTRRFTVQGTNNPFVCGHCGQEVQPLKNGSVRNHCPHCLHSKHVDILPGDRASTCHGLMAPVGVQQSGKKGWVIVHECQKCGFMGRNRAALDDPKQPDDWETLIAISSKR
- a CDS encoding ABC transporter substrate-binding protein; this encodes MNSTLFATRTLTATLLTLLLAAPHAEARTLSQIKASGVLRVATPADVPPFSLVNAGKHFGFEAELIEALAADLGVKVSYEMARIDQLTTLLQDDKVDVAFSALGITSTRENKIDFTSPTACVGVSVVSLDPKINLHTDLKDKTIGVIAGSIMTSYVQKLPFDKKVNVYPSNNDVVIAVFSKAVDATVAYSVAEGMVKKLYPKANVHFGPELWSVPIGMMLREDNDSTRFALNLGLIKMQRTSAYTALSTKYFGKDLRCKS
- the msrA gene encoding peptide-methionine (S)-S-oxide reductase MsrA, with product MTQPELVPNLAPNLQQAILAGGCFWCTEAVMTDIRGVQKVESGYIGGHTPQPDYDSVCSGTTGHAEAIRVTFDPAQVSFRDLLGLFFATHDPTTLNRQGGDAGTQYRSAVFPLNTQQEQDIREVVADLTAQAVFDRPIVTSIEPATTFHVAEAYHQDYYANNARQPYCMAVIAPKVAKLRKYYGDKLRA